From the Ruminiclostridium josui JCM 17888 genome, one window contains:
- a CDS encoding DUF4885 family protein yields the protein MGISTTYSNYYNVKGRFTSETQEIPEWKKKYEVTTDKIKSQNYSQNSNEYKAYCKLEETYYSSSISNRAKYQCVDELSNALGQKYLFSSKYKDYTYSQRRAMYENELEMTLYGCLLGGGNLNDPHISGAVSEPTEENKISYNRKMVNTQFKSILSNVGIKWGLLDNITLTIEPFDYKLEVLGIDNQEIIRQLEEALNKDNNSNQLFFYILHNCSTNISDDVRTKYRVSKDFQNVTGLDLRDFEQVNGDFINKDGKNALDLYKEALKSTTSVPSEFKGNAYSYFKELLDKIAKVKFSEIPDLNLSIGFKNGMLYDLSNEYVQKDTFNMSV from the coding sequence ATGGGGATTAGTACTACATATAGTAATTACTATAATGTAAAAGGCAGATTTACGTCAGAAACACAAGAAATTCCTGAATGGAAAAAGAAGTATGAAGTCACAACTGATAAAATTAAAAGTCAAAATTATAGTCAAAACAGTAATGAATATAAGGCATATTGCAAGTTGGAAGAAACTTATTATTCTTCTTCCATTTCTAACCGTGCAAAATATCAATGTGTTGATGAACTGAGTAATGCATTGGGGCAAAAATATTTGTTTAGTTCTAAATATAAAGATTATACTTATTCCCAAAGGCGAGCTATGTATGAAAATGAATTAGAAATGACATTATATGGGTGTTTGTTAGGAGGCGGTAATTTAAATGATCCCCATATATCAGGAGCTGTTAGTGAACCAACTGAGGAAAATAAGATTAGTTATAACCGTAAAATGGTAAATACACAGTTTAAGAGTATACTCTCTAATGTTGGCATAAAATGGGGGCTGTTAGATAATATTACTTTGACAATCGAACCATTTGATTATAAGCTTGAGGTACTTGGAATAGATAACCAAGAAATTATCCGGCAGTTAGAAGAAGCACTTAATAAGGATAATAATTCTAACCAGCTATTTTTTTATATATTACATAATTGTAGTACAAATATATCAGATGATGTTAGAACAAAGTATCGTGTTTCAAAAGATTTCCAGAATGTAACAGGATTGGATTTAAGAGATTTTGAACAAGTGAATGGTGACTTTATCAATAAGGATGGTAAAAATGCTTTAGACTTATATAAAGAAGCTCTTAAATCTACTACATCAGTACCAAGTGAATTCAAGGGCAATGCTTATTCATATTTTAAAGAGTTATTAGATAAAATAGCAAAAGTTAAGTTTTCAGAAATACCTGATTTAAATTTAAGCATTGGATTTAAAAATGGAATGCTTTATGACCTATCCAATGAATATGTTCAGAAAGATACTTTTAATATGTCAGTATAG
- a CDS encoding LamG-like jellyroll fold domain-containing protein, producing MKKITKSILGFLAATILFIQVSPLSASAAINRHFAIKNTTKDVWYGVTADVTIPSTISGLGRGSAGYADWYIGMDPSSGTAVEAGISYSQGEFRVFLNTGNGNGAGVVDSSIKPGQKVNLKIRLSSDGKTASLYVNGALRKSESTVGKFTNGKGKAKIVIGVQDEGNASTSVATIDNVKLCANSAGTTYTTMTSSMGSYSTYNAGTTSKNPFTVSSTFPLKASLNSGY from the coding sequence ATGAAAAAGATTACAAAATCAATACTAGGTTTTCTAGCAGCAACAATTTTATTTATTCAAGTAAGTCCCTTAAGTGCAAGTGCAGCAATAAATAGGCATTTTGCGATTAAAAACACAACAAAGGATGTATGGTACGGTGTAACAGCAGACGTAACAATACCGTCCACTATCAGTGGATTAGGTAGGGGAAGTGCAGGATATGCTGACTGGTATATAGGTATGGATCCATCAAGTGGCACTGCAGTTGAAGCAGGAATATCCTATAGTCAAGGGGAGTTTCGCGTGTTTTTAAATACCGGTAATGGTAATGGCGCTGGTGTAGTTGATTCATCAATTAAGCCTGGACAAAAGGTTAATCTAAAAATCAGGTTAAGCTCTGATGGTAAAACTGCATCTCTATATGTAAATGGAGCCTTAAGAAAGTCTGAAAGCACTGTTGGAAAGTTTACTAATGGAAAAGGAAAAGCAAAGATAGTAATCGGAGTACAAGATGAAGGAAATGCTTCTACTAGTGTAGCTACAATTGATAATGTTAAGCTTTGTGCAAACTCGGCAGGTACTACTTACACAACAATGACTTCTTCAATGGGCAGTTATAGTACATATAATGCAGGAACTACTTCTAAAAATCCTTTCACAGTATCTTCTACATTTCCATTAAAGGCTAGTTTAAATTCTGGATACTAA
- a CDS encoding peptide maturation system acyl carrier-related protein, with protein MCNSLEKNYITEKLNKIFKNRFEIDLFSEELAVNIDDNILGKKFRFRARDLIYLVYDIEKEFNIIITDEDIDDIKLNTLRNIITVINKELEQAKRKIV; from the coding sequence ATGTGTAACTCGTTAGAAAAAAATTATATAACTGAGAAGCTAAATAAAATATTTAAAAATAGATTTGAGATTGATTTATTTAGCGAGGAATTGGCTGTAAATATTGATGACAATATTCTAGGCAAGAAGTTTAGATTCAGGGCAAGGGATCTTATATACTTGGTATATGATATTGAAAAGGAATTTAACATTATTATAACAGATGAAGATATTGATGATATTAAGCTTAATACCCTAAGAAATATTATAACTGTTATTAACAAAGAATTAGAGCAAGCTAAGAGAAAAATCGTTTAA
- a CDS encoding TIGR04066 family peptide maturation system protein: MKSKYNTMIYPFDIDSVSLIRHNDIVEDYTFVHAVSPNGWGLTGKDAGCADDGEPTGLIVESDFNKALEDCDTVIFVTSSIELDFINNVYPKIIKAAESSKNIVCAIKLEEETLLKVSEICSKNDKFFKYLIDDHKASKNLLLEKIFKVDVPIIFVAGLCEQTNKFEVQLNIRKNLMKMGYKVSQIGTRNYCDLMGFHSFPQFMFEKDFYEWEKVTLFNYYVRKIEIEEEPDVIVIGIPGTTIPFNETFPSKFGILAYMVSQAVTPDVTVLTTLYQKGFSKEYFDLMSKVHENKFGYSIDCYNIANSIFNSEYSRLVEKMQFVTLDYKFISEKIKSYSNLQTPVFNILDKNDGKRMTEFLVNKLSEYAV, from the coding sequence ATGAAAAGTAAATATAATACAATGATATATCCCTTTGATATAGATAGTGTGTCACTAATCAGGCATAATGATATTGTTGAGGACTATACTTTTGTACATGCAGTTTCTCCAAATGGATGGGGGCTTACAGGCAAGGATGCTGGTTGTGCTGATGATGGCGAACCTACGGGGTTAATTGTTGAGAGCGATTTTAATAAAGCTTTGGAGGATTGTGATACTGTTATATTTGTAACGTCCAGTATAGAGTTAGACTTCATAAACAATGTATATCCTAAAATTATAAAGGCTGCTGAAAGTTCAAAGAATATAGTATGTGCTATAAAATTAGAAGAAGAAACACTGCTTAAAGTTAGTGAAATTTGTAGTAAAAATGATAAGTTTTTCAAGTATTTAATAGATGATCATAAAGCAAGTAAAAATCTATTACTTGAAAAGATTTTCAAAGTCGATGTACCCATAATATTTGTGGCTGGTTTATGTGAACAAACAAATAAATTTGAGGTACAGCTAAATATCAGAAAAAACTTAATGAAGATGGGCTACAAGGTGTCGCAAATAGGTACACGTAATTATTGTGATTTAATGGGATTTCATTCTTTTCCTCAGTTTATGTTTGAAAAGGATTTTTATGAGTGGGAAAAGGTAACCTTATTTAACTATTATGTAAGGAAGATAGAAATTGAGGAAGAGCCAGATGTTATAGTAATAGGTATTCCTGGAACAACGATACCGTTTAATGAAACTTTTCCAAGTAAATTTGGAATTTTAGCTTATATGGTTTCACAGGCGGTGACTCCTGATGTTACTGTATTAACTACTTTATATCAGAAAGGGTTTTCGAAGGAATACTTTGATTTAATGTCTAAGGTACATGAAAACAAATTTGGATATAGCATAGATTGTTATAATATTGCAAATTCAATATTTAATAGCGAATATAGCAGACTTGTTGAAAAAATGCAGTTTGTTACTTTAGATTATAAATTTATTAGCGAAAAGATTAAAAGTTACAGCAATTTACAAACACCTGTCTTTAATATTTTGGATAAGAATGATGGTAAAAGGATGACAGAATTTCTAGTAAATAAGCTGTCAGAATATGCAGTTTAA
- the ccpM gene encoding Cys-rich peptide radical SAM maturase CcpM, with translation MGNKPLIKLFKTREKFYFFDTNKNTIVDITSKQYQAIEKYIDSNSESSIALEAINNMREEGYLSSNRVKEIVSSVDEVFQFYLENNVEMIILQVTQQCNFRCEYCIYSGSYYNRTHSSKRMDFETAKRAIDFLIRHSKNHDRIGINFYGGEPLIEFDLVKKCIEYAEEKCEGKIVQFYMTTNGYLLNDEVVEFLFKHHVHITISLDGPKEIHDGHRKLAFNDGGTFDKVYENIVNIQKNFNNYMFFISFNTVIDTKNNFFTIDEFFKNNEVIRNLDSRITSISESGSKKPLKVSDTFYINREYEVFREMYYLVRKHTNKSRSKITKNACDSITGLHERLKPENRLPEKSHPRGSCIVGSKRLFISADGMFYPCEKCNEASDLLRIGDLDNGFDTEQVRKLINIGKISEDECKNCWAINHCTICPAVLNSSDNEFTTEAKMEMCKKVRMEVEENLKNYCVLKEFGYAFKSAEENMNLISN, from the coding sequence ATGGGTAATAAACCGTTGATAAAGCTTTTTAAAACAAGAGAAAAGTTCTATTTTTTTGATACCAATAAGAATACTATAGTGGATATTACTAGCAAGCAATATCAGGCTATTGAAAAGTATATAGATAGTAATTCAGAAAGTAGTATAGCTTTAGAAGCTATTAATAATATGCGTGAAGAGGGCTATTTATCTTCAAATAGAGTAAAAGAAATAGTAAGTTCAGTGGATGAGGTATTTCAGTTCTATTTAGAGAACAATGTAGAGATGATTATTTTACAAGTAACACAACAATGTAATTTCAGATGTGAATATTGTATTTATTCAGGTAGCTATTATAATAGGACACATTCGAGTAAAAGAATGGACTTTGAAACAGCCAAAAGAGCTATTGACTTTCTTATTAGGCATTCAAAAAACCATGACAGAATAGGTATTAATTTTTATGGCGGAGAGCCTCTGATTGAATTTGATTTAGTTAAGAAATGTATAGAGTATGCTGAAGAAAAGTGCGAAGGGAAAATAGTACAATTTTATATGACCACAAATGGATATCTCTTAAATGATGAAGTTGTGGAATTCTTATTCAAGCATCATGTACATATAACTATCAGTCTTGATGGACCAAAGGAGATTCATGATGGACATAGAAAGCTTGCTTTTAATGACGGTGGTACATTTGACAAAGTTTATGAAAATATTGTAAATATACAGAAAAACTTTAATAATTATATGTTTTTTATTTCGTTTAATACAGTTATTGATACAAAAAATAATTTTTTTACTATAGATGAGTTTTTCAAGAACAATGAGGTTATAAGAAACTTAGATAGCAGAATAACATCAATTTCTGAAAGTGGTAGCAAAAAACCTTTAAAGGTATCAGATACCTTTTATATTAATAGGGAATATGAAGTTTTTAGAGAAATGTATTACCTTGTAAGAAAGCATACAAATAAAAGCAGATCTAAAATAACAAAAAATGCATGTGATAGCATAACTGGTTTACATGAACGTTTAAAGCCTGAAAACAGACTGCCTGAAAAATCACATCCAAGAGGTTCATGTATTGTTGGAAGCAAAAGACTTTTTATAAGTGCGGATGGCATGTTTTATCCATGTGAAAAATGTAATGAGGCTTCTGACCTATTAAGAATAGGAGATTTAGATAATGGTTTTGACACGGAGCAAGTTAGAAAACTTATAAATATCGGTAAAATAAGTGAGGATGAATGTAAGAATTGTTGGGCTATAAACCATTGTACTATATGCCCTGCTGTTTTAAATAGTTCAGATAATGAGTTTACAACAGAAGCTAAAATGGAGATGTGTAAAAAAGTTAGAATGGAAGTTGAAGAAAATTTAAAGAATTATTGTGTTCTCAAAGAATTTGGTTATGCTTTTAAAAGCGCTGAAGAAAATATGAATTTAATCAGTAATTAG
- a CDS encoding CLI_3235 family bacteriocin precursor, protein MKKLGKKKVEAVKTIEAYGDSTICTNNSDYCECNGYVSHYEQNNRNWSDSYYYWNS, encoded by the coding sequence ATGAAAAAATTAGGAAAGAAGAAGGTTGAAGCTGTAAAGACTATAGAGGCGTATGGAGATAGTACTATATGTACTAACAACTCTGACTACTGTGAATGCAATGGATACGTGTCTCATTATGAGCAAAATAATAGAAATTGGAGCGACTCCTATTATTATTGGAATTCGTAA
- a CDS encoding ABC transporter ATP-binding protein: MTIEKETKKIIFEIIKLFKPYKWKAVIVIICITLASALSILTPIINQKLMDDGLILKNTNIIIKYSIYSLLLLGIIQGLGAIETKYRTYIENFIAFTLEKKAIRHSLRMKMSFFNDTNYAMVMSNLKTDIGKISGLCDRNTFYILTSVFRIIVGVVGLIIISWKLSILVLIVTPVRYLIVKILSKKRINLFRTYIKISQDYSSWQGDTFAGIKEVKNWVLEDLKINEFIKKQRDIIKQNIKIAYLESVNGISETLFTEIIITLMYIIGGYLIVGQELTVGKLFAFITYSHYVTGPIFAIMNIKYIFAGILPSAKRYFDFLDMEYEGDYRKGKLERINSDEVLGSIEFKNVVFSYKEKEPILKNISFKINPGEKVAVIGRNGVGKTTIINLILRFLTQNSGQILLDGKDINSLNLKDYRKLIAIVSQDIYLFNTTIKENIMLNSKKTADEFCTVMEKCRADKFIEEMPDKYESMVGERGSKLSGGERQKVAMARALIRDSKILILDEATANYDMQSEREINNAIKENYKDKTTIIITHKPDILEMVDKIIVINNGQVEDMGNHHELFTRNKFYQEMMSVPEGITA; the protein is encoded by the coding sequence ATGACTATAGAAAAAGAAACTAAGAAAATAATTTTTGAAATAATAAAATTGTTTAAACCCTATAAATGGAAGGCGGTTATAGTCATTATATGCATAACATTAGCATCTGCTTTAAGTATATTAACTCCTATTATTAATCAAAAATTAATGGATGACGGGCTGATTTTAAAAAACACAAATATTATTATTAAGTATTCAATTTATAGCTTGTTGCTATTAGGGATTATTCAAGGATTAGGCGCTATTGAAACAAAATATCGTACATACATAGAAAATTTTATAGCGTTTACTCTTGAAAAAAAAGCTATCCGACATAGTTTAAGAATGAAAATGAGCTTTTTCAATGATACAAATTATGCAATGGTAATGAGTAATTTAAAAACTGATATAGGAAAAATATCTGGATTGTGTGATAGAAATACTTTTTACATTTTAACAAGCGTATTTAGAATCATAGTGGGAGTTGTAGGACTTATCATTATTAGCTGGAAACTCAGCATTTTAGTGCTGATTGTAACACCAGTTAGATATCTCATAGTAAAAATTTTATCTAAAAAAAGAATAAACTTATTTAGAACCTATATAAAAATAAGTCAGGATTATTCAAGCTGGCAGGGAGACACTTTTGCAGGGATAAAGGAAGTAAAGAACTGGGTTCTGGAAGATTTAAAAATAAATGAATTTATAAAAAAACAGAGAGATATCATTAAGCAAAATATAAAAATAGCTTATTTGGAAAGTGTAAATGGAATTTCAGAAACTTTATTTACTGAAATAATTATAACACTAATGTACATAATTGGCGGATATTTGATTGTAGGGCAAGAACTTACTGTTGGAAAGCTATTTGCATTTATCACATATAGTCATTACGTTACAGGGCCGATATTCGCAATTATGAATATTAAATATATTTTTGCAGGAATATTACCATCAGCCAAAAGGTATTTTGATTTTTTGGATATGGAATATGAAGGGGATTACAGAAAAGGAAAGTTAGAGAGAATAAATTCCGATGAGGTTTTAGGAAGTATTGAATTTAAAAATGTTGTTTTTTCCTATAAGGAAAAAGAGCCAATATTGAAAAACATAAGTTTTAAAATCAATCCCGGAGAAAAAGTTGCAGTAATTGGAAGAAATGGAGTAGGGAAAACAACTATTATAAATTTAATTTTAAGATTTTTAACACAAAATTCAGGGCAGATACTTTTGGATGGTAAGGATATTAATTCCCTTAACTTAAAGGATTATAGAAAACTGATAGCTATCGTAAGCCAAGATATTTATCTATTTAATACAACAATAAAAGAGAATATAATGCTTAATTCCAAAAAGACAGCAGATGAGTTTTGTACAGTTATGGAAAAATGCAGGGCAGATAAATTTATTGAAGAAATGCCTGATAAATATGAAAGCATGGTAGGGGAAAGAGGGAGTAAATTATCTGGTGGTGAAAGACAGAAGGTAGCTATGGCTAGAGCCTTAATAAGGGATTCAAAGATTCTTATATTAGATGAAGCTACAGCCAATTATGACATGCAATCCGAACGTGAGATAAATAATGCTATAAAGGAAAATTATAAAGATAAAACAACAATTATAATAACTCATAAACCTGACATATTGGAGATGGTAGACAAAATTATAGTTATAAATAATGGACAGGTTGAAGACATGGGTAATCACCATGAACTATTTACTAGAAACAAGTTTTACCAGGAAATGATGAGTGTGCCGGAAGGTATAACTGCTTAG
- a CDS encoding copper amine oxidase N-terminal domain-containing protein encodes MANTLFSIKPLLETIFKILNKSTNYFADAYLLKNVSLVSKWKTGKVIPKNEDISKIVEFVNNESTGMQRHLIRNKLEELINESSLDVHLKSMLLRIEDFSVFLTEVLILSVSDTAEKSESETLVYNEVTEELPEEEVNLQEVLSDSHRIQRFFKAVSKNLHKTRIKKVFLVIALCVAILIFFKFITNKDLNNSIYVSNPNLSNESTTIELSDKYFMSYTRISDSGDEVQVDINSSIPIQFRNASPLLFDNVLYLPFGDVFMNMGFSFVDFNGSTKVCKEMRTGQTVIAKVGTKELQVNDKIVKLSDSIRMGKYDLYIPAYSLKNFTSYLDRMIPQNIDIKIDSKDEPQYRNPPRIVDGVLYLSFRYIFEKFKYNVMPDRTTQKETERAIAVNDIKKVEVEEGKDYAILNGNPIPLSSAVFVSGNITYVPVDIIKQVLNIDYKWDKDNRILEITTGKSK; translated from the coding sequence ATGGCAAACACACTTTTTTCTATAAAACCTTTATTAGAGACAATATTTAAAATCTTGAATAAAAGTACTAACTATTTTGCGGATGCATACTTATTAAAGAATGTTTCTCTAGTTTCTAAATGGAAGACAGGAAAAGTGATACCCAAAAATGAGGATATAAGTAAGATTGTTGAATTTGTAAACAATGAATCTACGGGAATGCAACGACATTTAATACGTAATAAACTAGAAGAATTAATTAATGAATCCTCGCTAGATGTGCATCTAAAAAGTATGTTGCTTAGAATAGAAGACTTTTCAGTGTTTTTGACTGAAGTACTCATTCTTTCCGTATCAGATACAGCTGAAAAAAGTGAATCTGAAACATTAGTGTACAATGAAGTGACGGAAGAACTACCGGAAGAAGAAGTGAATTTGCAGGAGGTACTATCTGATTCACATAGAATTCAAAGATTTTTCAAAGCAGTTTCAAAGAATTTGCACAAAACAAGGATAAAAAAAGTATTTCTTGTTATAGCGTTATGTGTTGCTATATTGATTTTTTTTAAGTTTATAACTAATAAGGATTTGAACAATTCAATATATGTGAGTAATCCAAACTTATCTAATGAATCTACTACAATAGAACTTTCTGATAAGTATTTTATGTCATATACGCGTATTAGTGATTCTGGTGATGAGGTTCAGGTAGACATTAATAGTAGTATTCCTATACAATTTCGTAATGCGTCTCCTCTATTGTTTGATAATGTGTTATACCTGCCTTTTGGAGACGTATTTATGAACATGGGATTTTCATTTGTTGATTTTAATGGCAGTACTAAAGTCTGCAAAGAAATGCGAACAGGACAAACTGTTATAGCAAAGGTAGGTACTAAAGAACTTCAGGTTAATGATAAAATAGTTAAGCTATCAGATTCCATAAGAATGGGAAAATACGATTTGTACATACCTGCATATAGTCTAAAAAATTTTACTTCATATTTAGACAGAATGATTCCTCAGAATATTGATATTAAGATAGATAGTAAAGATGAACCCCAATATAGGAATCCCCCTCGTATAGTTGATGGTGTTCTGTATCTATCCTTTAGATATATATTTGAAAAGTTTAAATATAATGTTATGCCTGATAGAACAACACAAAAGGAAACGGAGAGAGCCATTGCCGTAAATGATATAAAAAAAGTAGAAGTCGAGGAAGGTAAGGATTATGCAATTTTAAATGGAAATCCAATACCGCTTAGCTCAGCTGTATTTGTGTCTGGCAATATTACTTATGTTCCAGTAGATATAATTAAGCAGGTATTAAATATTGATTACAAGTGGGACAAAGATAATAGAATATTGGAAATAACAACAGGCAAGTCAAAATGA
- a CDS encoding transcriptional regulator, whose protein sequence is MSSIKLPISNNDTDTSFPSIKNNPYIIFLDINLTNDDWDGIYLKKELFIKHINSKTIMLTGVYTTKESVLSPVTTTINENISTKIKQLSDVSPNYILADAYRKEKTNSLLHSLTSHQLMHVKLIFDNKCRSQISSELNIELSTVKKNLTRIYKLLNVKSRYQLVETFDKEYVEHLLKMKMKK, encoded by the coding sequence ATGAGCAGCATAAAATTGCCAATCTCAAACAATGATACAGACACTTCATTTCCTTCAATAAAAAATAATCCATACATAATCTTTCTGGATATTAATTTGACCAACGACGATTGGGATGGTATTTATTTAAAGAAGGAACTGTTTATAAAACACATAAACTCAAAAACCATTATGCTCACGGGTGTTTATACTACGAAAGAATCTGTCCTTTCCCCAGTTACTACTACGATTAATGAAAACATTTCTACAAAAATCAAACAACTATCAGATGTTAGTCCTAATTATATTCTTGCTGATGCTTATAGAAAAGAAAAAACCAATAGTCTTCTACACTCTTTAACTAGCCATCAATTAATGCATGTAAAGTTAATATTTGATAACAAATGTCGTTCTCAGATTTCTAGTGAGTTAAATATTGAACTAAGTACTGTAAAAAAGAATTTGACTCGTATTTATAAACTACTCAATGTAAAATCAAGATATCAGCTCGTAGAAACGTTCGATAAAGAGTATGTAGAACATTTATTAAAGATGAAGATGAAGAAATAG
- a CDS encoding tryptophanase: MSNVKFYYGENVPLEMHKVRIVQKLNLVSIERRLEAIKEAGNNTFLLKNRDVFMDMLTDSGVNAMSDKQLAAMMEADDSYAGSETFSKLESKITEIFGKKYFLPAHQGRACENILSQGFVKQGSIIPMNYHFTTSKAHVYLNGGTVEEIIIDEGLNVTSEYPFKGNMDVNKLKAIIAKHGPDKIAYVRLEAGTNLIGGQPFSLQNMKEVHTVCKDFDIMLVLDASLLADNLYFIKTREEACKNMSIREITRAMADLSDVIYFSARKLGCARGGGICTNNKDVYLKLRELVTLYEGFLTYGGMSVREMEAITVGLDETMDENMINQGPQFIEYMVNELKKHGVPVVTPAGGLGCHINAMEFLSHVPQSQYPAGALASALYLVSGVRGMERGTISEQRDENGNETFSNMELLRLAMPRRVFTLSQVNYAIDRVRWLYENRKLVGGLTFVEEPPILRFFFGKLSTVSDWQTELVSKFKADFGDNL; encoded by the coding sequence ATGTCTAATGTAAAGTTTTATTACGGTGAAAATGTACCTCTAGAAATGCATAAGGTACGAATTGTACAAAAATTGAATCTTGTGTCTATTGAACGTCGATTGGAAGCTATTAAAGAAGCAGGAAATAATACGTTCTTATTAAAAAACCGTGATGTTTTTATGGACATGCTTACTGACAGCGGTGTAAATGCAATGAGTGATAAGCAGTTGGCTGCTATGATGGAGGCCGATGACAGTTACGCTGGTTCTGAGACTTTTTCAAAACTGGAAAGCAAAATCACAGAAATTTTTGGAAAAAAGTATTTTCTTCCTGCACATCAGGGAAGAGCCTGTGAAAATATTCTTTCTCAGGGATTTGTGAAGCAAGGCTCAATAATTCCTATGAATTATCACTTTACGACTTCAAAAGCTCATGTTTATTTAAATGGTGGTACAGTAGAAGAAATAATTATTGATGAAGGTTTAAATGTTACCAGCGAATATCCTTTTAAGGGCAATATGGATGTTAATAAGCTAAAAGCAATAATTGCAAAGCATGGCCCTGATAAAATTGCTTATGTTCGTTTGGAAGCAGGAACAAATCTTATAGGCGGACAGCCTTTCTCACTTCAAAATATGAAAGAAGTTCATACTGTTTGTAAAGATTTTGACATTATGTTAGTACTGGATGCAAGTCTATTAGCAGATAATCTGTATTTTATTAAAACCCGTGAAGAAGCTTGTAAAAATATGAGCATAAGAGAAATAACCCGTGCTATGGCCGATTTATCCGACGTAATTTATTTTTCTGCACGTAAGCTTGGATGTGCTCGTGGGGGCGGAATTTGCACAAATAATAAGGATGTATATTTAAAACTTCGTGAGCTAGTAACGCTTTATGAAGGTTTTTTAACATATGGAGGTATGTCTGTTCGTGAAATGGAAGCAATAACAGTAGGTCTTGATGAAACTATGGATGAGAATATGATTAATCAAGGACCTCAGTTTATTGAATACATGGTGAATGAATTAAAAAAGCATGGTGTACCCGTCGTAACTCCGGCAGGTGGTTTGGGATGTCATATAAATGCTATGGAATTTCTTTCACATGTACCTCAAAGCCAATATCCTGCAGGTGCACTTGCTTCGGCACTTTACTTAGTAAGTGGTGTGCGTGGAATGGAAAGAGGTACAATTTCTGAGCAGAGAGATGAAAATGGAAATGAAACATTCTCTAACATGGAACTTTTAAGATTGGCAATGCCCAGACGCGTATTTACTCTTTCACAAGTCAATTATGCTATTGATCGTGTTCGCTGGCTATATGAAAACCGTAAATTGGTTGGTGGGCTAACCTTTGTGGAAGAGCCCCCAATATTACGTTTCTTCTTTGGAAAACTGTCAACAGTTTCAGATTGGCAGACTGAATTAGTTTCAAAGTTTAAAGCGGATTTTGGAGATAATTTATAG